The sequence tatctctagcatattttatatatattttttaatataagtatactagttttaATTATactgttaaaatttaattttataaaaaattgtctGTAAATAAAAGAATGTACGAGTATTTATGTAAAGTGATTCCTAGTCACACGGTTTCTCCCAACAAAATTGTAATCTAGTTAATAGATCaaattttgatggtgttttttttaattttaaaaaatttgaactcAAAATCATATAGATACCTACAACATGAACTTCGACATTAAATCAAGTACCCTTAATAGATGGAATTTTGGTGATATAATTAAGTCTTAATTTTACAAAGAAGTGCGTGGAATTCAAATGTGAAAAGTCTGTGGACGAATGAAGTCAGTCAATTGAGTAGTATGAGTATTTGTCTAAGAATTGTCTCTAAAGCCCTTATTTTCTTTCTTTCGATTGAATTTTTCTACTCATACATTATTTTGGTCCAATGCGCATTTCCCAGTCACACGGTTTTTCCTCACAAAATTGTGATCCAGTTAATAGATCGCAGTTAAGAAGAAGAGGAAATTGATTTGCCCGGTATTTGTTCAGTCTCTCTGCTCATTTTTTATGGATATCCCGCTGCTTTATTGGTGTTCTACAATCCTCATTATTcctctaacattattctatttgcaatgcaagaggaagaagGCTTCAGCTCTCCCTCTTCCACCACCACCTAGACCTACTGCTTGGCATATTCTAGCAAACTTATTTCAGCTGGCCAAAAGGCCTCATGAGTATCTCTATGAGCTTTCTCTGAAATACGAACCACTCATGAGTTTTCGTATGGGCATGAAAAGAATAGTGGTGGTCTCATCTCCTGCCATGGCGAAGGAGGTTCTCAAAACCCATGACCACATCTTCGTTGGATGGACCGTCGTAGAAACAGCTAAAGTGTTCTCCCACCACAAGTCGTCCTTACTGTGGGGTGAGTATGGACCTCACTGGCGGTTTCTTAGACGAATTGTAACTATTGAACTTTTCAGCCCCCAAAGACTAGAAATTCAAAAGAATCTCAGAGGAGATCAAGTATTTCACACGGTTTGGCAAATATTTCAGAGCAAGGGAAAGGCAGTTAACATTGAGCATTTGGTGTTTTGCAACACTATGAATGTGTTAGGCAAAATGATATTCAGTACAAGTTTGTTAGATCCACACAATCCAGCTTCTGTGGGATTGAAGGATACCATGTGGAAAATCGTGAAGCTTTCCGGAGTGCTCAATTTGTCAGTCCCCTTGTTAGGTTTGTGGATCCCCAAGGTGTGTCCCATCAAATGGCAAAGCATTTGAAGAGGTTATATGACTTTATGGATTTGTTCATACAGGATAGGATTTCCACCAAAAACATAAAGCGTCAGCAGAAAGACTCCTATAACGATTTTCTCGACGTTCTGCTTAAGGCCAGGACTGAGGATTTCATACTCTATGATGTTAAagctgtagaattttgaacctgacctatcctctctgaatcagctgattagcaaacaataacaacaaaaagaataaattgcaaaaagaaatcacaattcagaataaaaaaaaaagtgctctgttttttggaattgcacacaccaatttctttattgaagcttaattaaaaaattacatagaagcTGTatatatattcctagcattgcatggaaagctactaaggctctcaaacttaaaaaacaaactactccctaaattaagaatacaataagtgcatgcacaacatgctttatttactaaaaacaaactcatgcaaaaaacaaaactaaaaatagtcctaaggattaatgcatgctagagtacatgctttatttgcatgaataaacaaaaattgatttaaactaaaaatagcttatgcatggtgatgaatggatagaaaAGAATTTGCAggctagaagaattaataataactgcagttctaaatatattcctagcattgcatggaaagctactaaggctctcaaacttaaaaaacaaactactccctaaattaagaatacaataagtgcatgcacagcatgctttatttactaaaaacaaactcatgcaaaaaaaaaaactaaaaatagtcctaaggattaatgcatgctagagtacatgctttatttgcatgaataaacaaaaattgatttaaactaaaaatagcttatgcatggtgatgaatggatagattcatgtccaaactggagctgcatggagctgcatgctagagcagcatcaattatcaacatactccccttgatgttgagagggctcacaatcttatcttgtagtgctataaactgagctttcgcaaccgctttggtgaatatatctgctagttgatcctgggtgttgatgtgcttcaattcaacatccttcttttgcaccaaatctcatatgaagtgatatttcaaatcaaaatgctttgttctgatgtgatgaaccagattcttagctaacttgatggcactcacattgtcacaataaattactataggctgaatttttttttctccaatttcttccaaaacttttctgagccaaagagcttgtgtacctgttgaggtaattgcaacatactctgcttctgtagatgagagggcaacaatactttgcttttttgagctccaggtaattaaaccaaaaccaaaagaaaaacaatttctagatgtagatttacggtcatccatactacctccccaatctgaatcactaaagcctacaagattgaacttttcagaagagtggtaatgaataccaaaacttaaattccctttcacatacctcaaaatcctcttggctgccttcatatgtatttcagatggatttgtcatataccttgaaacaagtgaaactgaataggcaatatcaggcctcatgtggattagaaacatcaagctccccacaatacttctgtaagctgtctcatcaactaaatcagcaccatcatctcgaCATAACAAAaatccatgagcacttggagtggaggcaaggttacaatcagtcatattaaatttcttcagcatatcttgtgcatactttgtttgacaaatgaaaatctcatccttactttgataaacctccattcctagaaaatatttcatcagaccaagatctttcatctcaagttctttcatcatagcagctttgaattcatctttcatcttagaactactacccatatacaaaagatcatcaacatacaaacttatgatgaggatATCAGTACCTTCATGTTTGTAGTATAGGgcaggatcactcttacttctctggaagccattctcctgaaagtatccatcaatcatGGAATACCACGCTCTTgatgcttgcttgaggccatacaaagtcTTCTTCAACCTGTACACTTGatgctcttttccttccacttcaaaaccttgtggttgctccacatatacttcctcttctaagtacccattcaagaaggcacttttcatgtCCATATGATGTATGTTCCACTTCTTCTAAGCTGCTAATGcaatcaacattcttatggtctcttgtcttgctactggtgcaaatgtctcttcatagtcaatttcatacttctgtgtgaagcctttagcaactaatcttgccttgtgtctttcaacactcccatcactgttaaatttggtcttgtagacccatttggtgccaatccttttctTCTCACACAGGAGCtttgttaactcccaagtgtcattcttgtgaatggaatccatctcttcttccatggctttcacccaaacctcattagtacatgcatcttcaaaacatgatggttcaaaatcagccttggctaataaagcaaaattcactgtctcacctattgggttttcttcatgtacttgatttccactcttctggtagatatcactcaatctccttaccttccttgtagaacttggagaagaagctggacttgaacttggtactaaagaacgtgatgaagggttgcttggtgaagttaaaccactggatacaggaacattagttggctgctcatgatcaatatcagcaattatatcatcattcaaaatagattttggcttctcaacatggccttttttatggccataaactcccccttcatcaaaaatcacatctcttaaGACAATAAGCTTGCTAGTGAGGGgcttatacaatctataagccttgcttttctcactatatccaataaaaatacatgactcactctttgcatctaacttatgtctattttgatcaggtacatgcacataagccaaacaaccaaaaactttgaaatgattaacattaggcctttttccataccaagcttcataaggagtcatcatttctagtgcactggtggggctacggttgaggatgtacactattgtagcaactgcatctccccaataagaattgctcaatcccttggtttgtaacatacaccttgccatttcaaccacagtatgattcttcctttcaaataccccattttgttgaggtgtgtatgtagttgtgagttgcctcttgatgccatttagATCACAATAACTCTGGAAAGTctttgagcaaaattctcctccatgATCAGTGCTTAAACACTTGATCTTGCATCCTTTCTCATTTTCCATAAGGGCTTTAAACTTCTGGAATgtatctaaggcttcatctttggccttcaaaaaatatacccagcaatttcgtgagtaatcatcaataaaagtgatgaaatatgatgacttacccaaactcttagtctacataggaccacatatatctgaatgaacaagctaaagtgggtgatgagccctccatgcattacACCTTTTTTATCaaagcttcattgcttacaatttttccaagtgtagccattttattgaccacatctttgactctgacacaataatcacttatactttcagcttcttgcatcttcaaattctcgaactctcgcttcaatgtctgaagcttgaccactttaacttgatcactaccctggtaagcttcttgtagagtcttccaggcatctttggcagttgttgctcctaattaacttggaaataagctcttatcaagagctatctgaatgtgaaacaaagcttgagcattctttttccttgcttcctttcttacTATTCTGTCATTggttgtaagggcattccaatcagctggctcttcataacctgattcaataatctcctacaaatcttttccaatcaaaaaggtcagcatcttaatgcaccaataatcataatcattcccatcaaattctggaacgggcatattgttagaattcgacatgattaactttggcgaaattccaacaataaaactttaacccaaaacaattttacctgctctgataccacttgtagaattttgaacctgacctatcctctctgaaccagctgattagcaaacaataacaacaaaaa is a genomic window of Cryptomeria japonica chromosome 7, Sugi_1.0, whole genome shotgun sequence containing:
- the LOC131039082 gene encoding probable (S)-N-methylcoclaurine 3'-hydroxylase isozyme 2, translated to MDIPLLYWCSTILIIPLTLFYLQCKRKKASALPLPPPPRPTAWHILANLFQLAKRPHEYLYELSLKYEPLMSFRMGMKRIVVVSSPAMAKEVLKTHDHIFVGWTVVETAKVFSHHKSSLLWGEYGPHWRFLRRIVTIELFSPQRLEIQKNLRGDQVFHTVWQIFQSKGKAVNIEHLVFCNTMNVLGKMIFSTSLLDPHNPASVGLKDTMWKIVKLSGDRISTKNIKRQQKDSYNDFLDVLLKARTEDFILYDVKAVEF